The genomic stretch ATATCCTGCTACATACTCATTTTATAAGAAAGATGTTTCATTAGAGGAAATTCTAGAAGCGATGATTGAAAAAACAAACAATGTGATTGCTCCATATCAACCAGAGATTAAAAAACAAAAAACGACGGTTCATAAAATATTGACAATGGCATCTCTTGTCGAAGAAGAAGCAACAGACCAAACGGATCGTAAAAAGATAGCGAGCGTATTTTATAATCGACTAGAAAAAGATATGCGTCTTCAAACAGATCCAACGGTTCTTTACGCACTAGGAAGTCATAAAGATCGAGTACTTTATAAAGATTTGGAAGTGGACTCGCCTTACAATACGTATAAGGTAAAAGGGTTAACACCGGGACCGATTGCAAATGCTGGGAAAGAATCGATTGAGGCTGCTTTATCTCCTGAACAAACAGATTATATATATTTCTTAGCAACAGAAAGTGGAGAGGTCATCTTTACAAAAACTCTTGAAGAACATAATAAGGAAAAAGAAAAGCATATTACAGAAGAACGTTTTCAAAAATAAATACCACAAAAAAGGTTGTGAATCTTTCACAGCCTTTTTTGTGAGAAAGATTATTTTCGTAGTATAAAGGTTTACTCTATAGGGGAAAACCTTTATAATATTAGAATTGTAGTTCTATATCAATCAACAGGACTGAAATGATCGGAGGAAAGACAAGTGCTTTCTCATGAAATAAACGCTTATATTGAAAATCTAGTTCCAAAAAGAGATAATTTGTTCCTAGAAATGGAGCAGTACGCTTTAGAAAATCACGTTCCAATTATGGAGCTTGTTAGCATTGAGTCTCTTCTGCAAGTTTTACGCCTTTATCAGCCAAAACGCATTTTAGAAATTGGCACAGCAATTGGCTATTCGTCTTTAAGAATGGCAAAAGAGCTTGGAGCAGAGGTTGTAACAATAGAACGTAATGAAGAGCGATACAAGCAAGCACAGCGTTTTTTAGCTCAATCAGATCAACAAGAAAATATTACCCTTATCTTTGGTGATGCTTTAGAAGTTGTGGAAAAAGCAAACGCCAAAGCACCTTATGATGTCATTTTTATCGATGCGGCCAAAGGCCAATATAAGCGTTTCTTTGACGCTTATACACCAATGCTTTCTGAACGAGGGATTGTTGTCAGTGATAACGTGCTTTTTAAAGGGTATGTAACAGGAGAAATCCAAGCTGAAACACGTCGTAAGAGAAGTTTGATTAAGAAGATAAATGACTATAATGAATGGTTAATGGGTCATTCAGATTTCCAAACAGCAATATTACCAATTGGAGATGGAATCGCAATTAGTACACAAAAGAGGTGAAACATGTGAAGAAACCGGAGATTTTACTTACTCCCACATGTGTTGGGGACATTGAGAAATTAGCTTTAGCAGGAGCGGATGCTTTTTTAATTGGGGAGGCTCGTTACGGTTTACGCTTAGCAGGAGAGTTTAAGCGTGAAGACGTTGTAGAAGCTATCAACGTTGCTCATCGGCTTCATAAGAAAGTGTACGTAGCTATGAATGCTATTTTTCATAACGACAAAGTAGATGAATTAAAAAACTATATTTTGTTTTTACAAGATGCAGGTGTTGATGCCATTGTTTATGGTGATCCAGCTGTCTTAATGACAGCACGTGAAGTAGCTCCAACTATAACTCTTCATTGGAGTACGGAAACAACAGGGACAAACTGGTACGTTTGTAACTATTGGGGACGCAAAGGCTCAAAACGTGCTGTTTTGGCACGCGAGCTAAACATGGATGCTATTGTGGAAATTAAAGAAAATGCAGATGTAGAAATCGAAGTTCAGGTTCATGGAATGACATGCATGTTCCAATCAAAACGCCCGCTTTTAGGTCACTATTTCTTGTATCAAGAAAAGGCGATGGAAATTGAAAATCGAAAAGATACTAAAAATATGTTTTTGTTAGATAAAGAACGTGGAAATAAGTATCCGATTTTTGAAGATGAAAATGGAACCCATATTATGAGTCCAAATGATGTTTGTATTATTGATGAACTTGAAGAAATGATAGATGCAGGCGTTGATTCGTTTAAAATTGACGGGATTTTAAAATCTATTGATTACCTTATAGACGTCACAAAGAAATATCGTCAAGCTATTGACTTATGCGTTGAAAATCGAGAGAAATATGAAGACATTAAGGAAACATTATTAGAAGAATTAGAAGCAATTCAGCCGAAAAACCGTATGCTTGATACAGGATTTTTCTTTAAAGAAACCGTTTATTAAAGAGGAGTGAAGAGGGAATGGCAATTAAAGTAGACGAGGTTGTAGATGGAAAACGCGTTATTACTAAAAAACCAGAACTGCTTGCTCCAGCGGGGAACTTAGAAAAATTAAAAGTAGCAGTTCATTACGGAGCAGATGCGGTTTTTATCGGTGGACGTGAATATGGCCTCCGTTCAAATGCAGATAACTTCTCAATGGAAGAAATGGCTGAAGGGGCGGCTTTTGCACAGAAATATGGAGCACGCATCTATGTTACAACAAATATTTATGCGCATAATGAGAACATCGATGGCCTTGAAGAGTACCTAGAAGGTCTGGAAAATGCAGGAGTAGCAGGTATTATTGTTGCTGATCCACTCATTATTGAAACCTGTCGCAAGGTAGCTCCATCACTGGAGGTACATTTAAGTACTCAGCAGTCGCTTGCTAACTGGAAAGCTGTCCAGTTTTGGAAAGAAGAAGGATTAGAGCGCGTTGTACTTGCTCGGGAAACAAGTGCAGAAGAAATTCGTGAGATGAAGGAAAAAGTAGATATTGAAATTGAATCATTTATCCACGGTGCAATGTGTATTGCTTATTCTGGTCGATGTGTATTAAGCAATCACATGACAGCGAGGGATTCAAACCGTGGTGGTTGCTGTCAGTCATGTCGCTGGGACTATGGCTTATTCGAAATGGATGAAAATAACGAAGAAGCTCCTTTGTTTAATGAGGGGGATGCTCCATTTGCAATGAGTCCAAAAGACTTGAATTTAATTCAATCTATCCCTAAAATGATTGAGATGGGCATCGATAGTTTGAAAATTGAAGGACGTATGAAATCTATTCACTACGTTGCAACCGTTGTAACAGTTTATCGCAAAGTTATTGATGCTTACTGTGCAGACCCTGACAATTTTACAATTCAAGAAGAATGGCTAAGAGAGCTTAATAAATGTGCAAATAGAGAGACAGCAACAGCTTTCTTTGAAGGCGTACCAGGACATGAAGAGCAGATGTTTGGAGAGCATAGCAAAACAACAACACATGATTTCTGTGGACTTGTGCTTGATTATAATGAAGAAACGAAAATGGTAACATTGCAACAACGTAATTTCTTCAAATGTGGACAAGAAGTCGAGTTTTTTGGACCAGAGATTGGGACATTTACAACAGTTGTAGAGCAAATTTGGGATGAAAAAGGCAATGAGCTTGATGCAGCTAGACACCCATTGCAAATTGTTCAATTTAAAGTAGAACAACCCCTTTACCCATACAACATGATGCGGAAGGAGATTTAAAATGGGGAAAAAACCAGTTGTTATTGGAATTGCAGGAGGCTCAGGCTCAGGCAAGACGACCGTAACAAAAGCAATTTATGAACATTTCCAAGGGCATTCTATTATGCTTTTAGAACAAGACTTCTATTATAAGGACCAAAGCAGTGTACCGCTTGAGCAGCGTTTGCAGACCAATTATGATCATCCGCTTGCTTTTGATAATGATCTTTTAGTAGAACAGCTTGAAAGTCTTCTTCGTTACGAGAGTATTGAAAAGCCTGTATATGACTATACAATGCATACTCGTTCTGAAGAAATCATTATTGAAGAGCCGAAAGATGTAATTATTGTAGAAGGAATTCTTGTACTAGAAGATGATCGCCTGCGTGACTTAATGGATATTAAACTTTATGTTGACACTGATGCAGATTTACGAATTGTGCGCCGTCTTCTACGTGACATTAAAGAACGTGGTCGTTCACTGGAATCTGTTATTGATCAATACGTACAAGTTGTTCGTCCAATGCACAACCAGTTCATAGAACCAACAAAACGATACGCAGATATCATTGTGCCAGAAGGTGGACAAAACCATGTCGCAATTGATTTGATGTGTACTAAGATTCAAACAATTCTTGAACAAAATGCTATTTTATAATACGATATGGTAGATAACATTTAAAACGTATTTGTATAGAGAAGATGCATATGATAAACGATAAGAATGAAGAATGGCGCCTAATAGGCGCCATTTCACAAATTTTCTTTCTTATAGTACATAGCCTGTTTATTTACAAGCATCTCTTTACAAAGTAGAGACACGCTTATATATGAAGGAGTGAAGAGTTATGGCAACGGAAAAAGAATATCCAATGACTCAAGAAGGGAAAGAAAAGCTTGAGGCGGAGTTAGAGCAACTGAAAACAGTAAAACGTAAAGAAGTTGTAGAGAGAATTAAAATTGCACGTAGTTTTGGAGATCTTTCAGAGAACTCAGAGTACGATGCTGCAAAAGATGAGCAAGCTTTCGTTGAAGGTCGCATTTCCACTCTTGAAACAATGATTCGTAACGCTAAGATTATTGAAGGAGACGAAAATTCTTCAACAGTCTCTCTTGGTAAAACGATTACATTTGTAGAGCAACCTGATGGAGATGAAGAACAATATACAATTGTTGGAAGCGCAGAAGCAGATCCATTTGAAGGCCGCATTTCTAATGATTCTCCAATTGCAAAAGCGCTTATGGGCAAACACATTGGTGATGAAGTTCTTGTTCAAACACCAGGTGGAGAGATGCTTGTTAAGATTACAGCTGTAAATTAATAAAAAAATGATTGAAATAAGAACACCTCGTCGACAATTGTAACGAGGTGTTTTTTTATGAAACCATATAAACGAATGAAAAAATTAGCTTTTATCCTCTTATGTTTTATGCTTATTCTTGTAGCACGTCTTGCACAAATACAGCTTATTCAAACAGAATCTTTTTCACGTCATCATATTAATTTAATAGAAGCAAGTGTGAGACAGCGTACTCAAGAAATGGTAATTGATGATGGAAGAGGAAAATTTGTAGATCAAAATGGAGAGCCGCTTACACATCATTCTTCATTATCTCTTGTTATGTTTCCTTTTTTAAAAGAACTGAAATGGCCAAGTGATAAGGTGGCGTCCTTTGTTGGCATGTCTGAATATACGCTCAAAGACAAGTTAAACAAAGCAAGTGAGCCTGTTGTCATTGAGAAAGAAATCACAGAAGCTGAAATGAAAAGCATCAATAGTTTAAAGATTCCTGGCCTTTTTGCTGTTCCTCTTCAAAAGGATGACGGAGGACATTTTGCAGAACATTTAATTGGTTTGACAGGACAAAACAGAGATCTCCTTGTCGAACGTTATGATGAGAGACTAAAAGAAGGAGAACTGTCTACTCAAACGTCTGTTGGTATTACAGGACTGCAGTCAGCTTTTGATGAGTTTTTAATTCAGGAAGAGGAGTCGAAGCTTCTCTATCATGTAGATCGGCAAGGAAACCCATTGTTTGGCTTAAACGTAAAGTATACAGGAGCTCCTAACCCTTTTTATCCTGTTAAAGTGAAAACAACGCTCAATAAAGAAAAGCAGAGTGCAGTAGAAAAAATTGTAGATAGCAGCGGTTTGAAGCAAGGTGGAGCAGTTCTTGTGAACATTGAAAATAACACTGTTGAAGCACTTGTAAGCCGCCCTGAGATTAATGAAGTCAAGCCTTATGGAGATGGTGGGGTCTATAACCGTATGCTTATTCCTTATACCCCTGGATCTGTTTTCAAAACCGTTATTGCAACTGCAGCTCTTGAACAATTACCAAACGTGGAGAATCGAACATTTAATTGTTCAACAAATATTTACGGAAAAAAAGCTCAAAAAGACCAAGGCACATTATCTTTTCACGATAGTTTTGCAGAAAGCTGTAATGCCACATTTGGACAGCTTGGAAAAGACATAACGGCAAAAGACGAGCATATGATAGAAACGTATGCTAAAAAGCTAGGATTAACAACGAAGGCAGGTTGGAGCGGGGAAGTGTTCCATCTTCAAAACTTTGCACAGCTTCCAGAAGAGAAAAAGGGAATGGTGTGGACAGATAATACGACTAAAAGTCCAAATGCGATTTCCCAAACATCAATTGGACAGCTGAATGTCAAAGCTTCACCATTAGAGCTTGCAAACATGATGGCGACTATTGGACGTGGAGGGAAGGCATATGAAGTGAGAGCGGTTGATAAGATTCAATATAAAAATGGAAATACGCTCTTCTCCTTTCCAAAACAGGAGTTAGAAGGTGGTGGGATTAAGAGAGAAACGGCTGAAAAGCTTCAAATGCTTCTTACGGGTGTTGTAGAGGAAGAAAAAGGAACAGGACGTCGCTTTGCTTCTCTTCCATATGAAGTAGCTGGAAAATCAGGCACTGCACAAATCAGTGATAAAAAAGCGCTTGTTAATAAGTGGTTTGCTGGCTATTTTCCAAGAGAAAATCCAAAGTATGCTCTTGTGGTTGTTGATTTATCGGTAAAAGATGAAGAGGCTAAAACAAATGGCGTATTTTATGATATAGTAAACAATGTGTATGAGCTAGACCAACAGAGTAAACGTAAATGAAATATTACAATTATGCTTCAACTTGTTAAAAATCGTTCATGAAGCAAGCATGTAATGTTACAATAATTCATTATGTAATGAAGATGGAGGAAAGCAACAAATGGAAAATAGACGATCACAAAGACACGATAAAAGTCGCAAAATGAATCGCGTTTATAACGTGCTTATTGCTGTTGTGGCTGTCTTAATTGTCCTTATTGCTGGAACAATGTTTATGAATGGTAAAGATGATAAGCAAAGTACTACAGCGAATAGTGACCAAAAGTCGGCAAACGTTCAAAACGATAATAGCAATAGTGAAGAAGATAACGCAGAGCAAAATAAAGATAGTGATGATTCTTCAGATAAATCATCAAATGAAGCATCAAATGATTCTTCAGCAAGTGATAGTGAAGATGAAGAGCAAGTAGCAACAAACGATGATGAAGACGAATCATCAAATGATGCAGAAGAAGAAAAAACTTCAAAAGATGATGAAACAGCAACAAAAGAGGACGATGACGAAGACGAAAAAGAAGATTCTTCATCAGCCGCTTCAAGTAAGGAAGAAATTAAAGAAAATAAAGAAAAAGAAGCAGGAAGTCATACAGCATCATATGACAAAGGTTCTTCTGATTGGAATGCACAGCTTCAAGCTGTAAGTGGAGCAACAGGTGTTTCAACAGATGATATGACAGTTCTTTGGTTAGGACGTAATCCTGGTGGAACTGCTGGAAGTGAATCACAAGCAACAATCAAATCCAAATCAACTGGTGAACAATATAAAGTTCAAATCCGCTGGGTTGAAGGTGAAGGCTGGCAGCCGATTGGAACAGAAAAAGTAAATTAACAGAGATAGCGCAGGAGTATTCCTGCGCTATTTTTTAAATTTAAAATGAACAACAGCTGTATAAAGACGAGCACCTGTCTCAGGATGAACGATTGTTTGATGTCCAACATGATGTACTTCTAGAAAAATAGCTCGGTTATTTTCAATTTGCTCATTGATTTTTGATTCGAGTTTTTCGATGCTTGTCTCCTCAAAAAATTCGACTTTATCTTGAATCATTTGTAGCTGTAACCCCATCCACTCTTCACCTCCTGTTTGGTCAGTACGTTTCTTTATTTTAGCATGTGTTTTAGGAAGAAATATAGCGACTTCCTCTTTATAATGTTAGAATAAGCACTATATGCAAAATTTGTTGAAGAAAAGAGGCCAAAAAATGAAAATCGCAATTATTGGAGCAATGGAAGAAGAAGTGACAATCATACGAGAAAAATTAACAGACCGCGATGTAACGGTTATTGCAGGCTGTGAATATACAACAGGAAAATATGAAGGAAAAGAAATTATCTTACTAAAATCAGGTATTGGAAAAGTAACCGCAGCTTTATCAACAGCTGTTCTACTTGAAAGATTCAATCCTGATTATATTATTAATACAGGCTCTGCTGGTGGTTTCAATCCAGAGCTAAACGTTGGAGACGTTGTTATTTCTTCAGAAGTTCGCCATCATGATGTAGATGTAACCATCTTCAACTATGAATATGGTCAAGTGCCAAATATGCCTGCAGCATTTTTACCAGATGAGAAGCTTGTTGCTGTAGCAGAGAAAAGTGCGGAAGAAATCCAAGGTATGAAGATTGTTACAGGACTTATTGCAACAGGAGACTCATTTATGAACGATGCTGATCGCGTAGAGTTTGTGCGTTCTAAATTTCCAGCACTTCAAGCAGCTGAAATGGAAGCTGCCGCTGTTGCTCAAGTTTGTCATCAGTTCGGAGCACCGTTTGTTATTATTCGTTCTCTTTCAGATATTGCTGGAAAAGAATCAAATATTTCATTTGATCAGTATTTACCAAAAGCAGCGAAAAATTCTGCAGACCTTATTTTAAGAATGGTTGAAAAAATCTAATGTCAAAGTTGCCAGCAGTGGTGGATATTGCTATCATTTCACACGTATATTCTATGTTATAGTAGAAATAGAGAAATTACGTGGGGTGATTTGATTTGAAAACAAATGCAGCACGTCAAGTACGAGCGAAAATTGAAGATTATACACGTTTTATTTATATTTTACTCGCATTGAGCGGATTCTTATATATTGGCACTTTAATTAGCAATCATGAGCACCATGGTGGCACAATGACAATTATGATGAGTGGGACTTTTGTGCTTCTACTCGTTTCTTTTCTATTTAGTTACAAAGTCAAAAAACTGCGTAGCTCTTTAGAAGAATAAAAAACAGCCTTGAAATTAATCAAGGCTGTTTTTCTTTTTCTTCTTTTCTTTTTCGGCACGATAAAATTCATGAAACATCTTCATTAGAGCTCTCTTCTCAATTCGTGATACATAACTCCTTGAAATTCCTAGCTCTTTTGCAATTTCTCGCTGTGTTTTCTCTTTCTTTAAATCAAGTCCGAACCGTCCAACAATCACTTCTCGCTCTCTATCGTCCAGAATATCGATATATTCACGAATCTTTTCAAGTTCCATATTAAGCTGAATCGTTTCAATTACGTCGTCTGCTTCAGATTTTAACACATCAATTAAAGAAATTTCATTTCCTTCCTTATCTTGCCCGATTGGATCATGAAGAGAAACATCTTTTTTTGTTTTCTTTAGAGCACGGAGATGCATTAAGATTTCATTTTCAATACATCTAGCAGCGTATGTGGCAAGTTTCGTTCCTTTACCTTGTGAATAGCTCTCAATTGCTTTAATAAGCCCGATTGTTCCAATAGAGATAAGATCTTCTGAGTCTTCTCCTGTATTTTCAAATTTCTTTACAATGTGTGCCACAAGACGTAAGTTATGTTCAATTAACATATTGCGAGCATGTGCGTCCCCTTGCTCCATAAGCAGTAAGTATTTTTTTTCTTCTTGCGGCGAGAGAGGTTGTGGAAAAGCGTTGTTTTTAACGTAGGAAACAAGGAAAACAAGCTCTTTAACAAAGTAACTTAAAGTCGTAAAAAAGCCGGGCATCATACCACCTCCGTAGAAATTACCACCATTGTAACGATACTTTATTTATATGTGACAGGAGCCTAGTTTGTGTCTGTACAATGTCCTTTTAAGGGGCTTGGAACTCTCTAAAGAGATATACCTAGAAAAAAAAGTAAAAAAGCGTTTAAAATAGAAAAATAAGGTTAAAGTAATAGTTTAGAGTATGAGTATAGTCAAAAGAATGTACATAATTTATACCTAATTTTAAGAAGAGAACGTAATGCGCTATAAGCTAGTTAATAAATTTTGCATAATGTTCTATGATTAAGGGATCAATCATGATTATAATAAATACAGAGAAACTTATACCATACTTTGGAAGGAAGGGTACGATGTTTCAAAAAATAGAAGCAAAAGTTTTAGGGGTTTTTATGGCAACAGAGAAGGGTTCATTTATTACGGAAGAACGAGCAGAAGTACAGGTGGAATTTGGAGGAATTCCTGGGGATCTTCATTTTGGTTTAACGAAGAAAGCTGGAGAAAGAGAGCCAATGTATGAAAAGGGAACAGAGATTTTTAATCGAAGACAAATTTCTATCGTTTCAGCTGAAGAATGTGCAGAAGTGGCGCAATTATTGAAAATTGAGGAAGTGCGTCCTGAATGGCTTGGAGCAAACCTTATTGTGGAAGGAATCGATGATTTTACACTTTTAAAAGAAGGAAGCCGCATTGTTTTTCCTAGCGGAGCAGCTTTACTTTGTGAAGGGGTCAATCATCCTTGTATCCATCCAGGAAAGGTTATTCAAAGTCAGTATCCCGAAAAAAAGATAGCCGGAAAATTTGTGAAGATGGCTTATGATAGAAGAGGAATCGTTTGTATTGTAGAAAAAACAGGCATAATAAAAAAGGGAGACAAGGCAGTTATTCATTCTTATGAACCTTTTAAAGGGAAAGTTGAACTTTCAAATTAGAATAGAGACAAAATATACATATATGCCTACACGGACTCCATTCCTGTACATAGTATAAAATAAAGAGGTGAATGTACATGTATGGGTATGGAGGGTGCTCGCCATACTGTGGTAGTTATACTCCATATGGGGGAGGCTACGGAGGCGGGGGCTGGGCTTTTGCCTTAATTATTATTCTTGTAGTCATTTTGCTTATTTTCGGTGGATTCTATTATTTTGGATACTTTTGGAAATGAAAAAGAAGTGGTGTTTATGCCACTTCTTTTTATTTATTCATTATTGTAAGAAACAAATAAACATTGTACGCTAAGTTGTGTTATACTTTTTTAAGTTTGAAGTTACTAATCATTAGAACGGATAAAATCACTACTAGAAACATGAAAAGGTGCCCTGGAATCATTTTGTGAAACAAAAAAGAAAATGTGATTAAACAGCCTGCTGCTGTAATAGGAAGACCTGTAAAATATCCGTTGTTTTCTGAAATGTTAAAGCGTGCGAGGCGCATAGCACTGCAGGCTACATAAAAAATTGTAAAAAGCGTGCCAGGTGTTCCATATTCATGTAATACGCCTTGATAAACGAGTAAAGCTGGTGCGATTCCAAATGAAATAATGTCACACATGGAGTCTAGTTGTTTACCAAATTCAGATTCAATACCAAATTTTCGAGCAACCATGCCGTCAAATCTGTCAGCAAATGCAGCAAGAAAAATGAGAAACAAGCTTAATCGAAATTCATGATGAAAAATAGAGATAAGAGCAAAAGTTCCTAAAGACAGATTTATTAACGTTAAACAATTCGCAGAATGGGCTTTAAGCTTTTTTAAAGTATGATCAAGATAATCTAATAAAAACAAATTTTTCACTCCTTAAAGAGTTGACTCATAAAAATAAAGAAATTATACAGATAAAATTATTGTAAGTCTAAAAAGTAGGATAGTAAAGAAAAACAGTGGGAAAAATTGTGATAGAGAGGAAATTTATGAAAAAAATCCTTTATCAATCTTTTATAGAATTAACAAATAAACCTTTTACTTCAAAGTTAATAGAGCGTTTTTCGTGCTCTCCGTTTAGCAGAAAATTCATTCGTTCATATGCAAAAATTTATAATGTTAAACAGGAAGAAATGAGCAAGAAACTTAGTGAATACGGAACGCTACACGAACTTTTTACTAGAAAGCTAAAAGATCAAGCTCGCCCATTTTCTTTACAAAAAGAGGTGATTATTAGTCCTGTAGATGGGGAAATCGAACAATACGGTACTTTAACAAATAAAACAGAAATGATTGTAAAAGAAAAGCCGTATTCTGTAAAAGAGCTTGTTGGAAATGAGTACGAACTGCAAAAGTATATAGGCGGTACTTATTTTATCTTATATCTGAGTCCGAGTGACTATCATCGAATTCATAGTCCGGCTGATGCCAATATTATTAAGACATGGACTCTTGGAAATAAGTCATATCCAGTAAATCAGCTTGGTTTAAAATACGGCAAAGCACCGTTAGTGAAAAATTATCGCAAGTTAACAGAACTTGCTTATAATGAGCATCGTTTTTTATTAGTAAAAGTTGGCGCAATGTTTGTAAATAGCATTACAATGACTCATGATGAGAAGTCTATTAACAAAGGAGACGAAATTGCGTATTTTTCATTCGGCTCAACTGTCATTTTACTTTTTGAAAAAGATTCTTTTGTAACAGATGAATCGATTCAAAAAGGTCAAAAAGTGAAGGTTGGCCAAACGCTCGGTCGATTTCAATCGTGAAGTAATAACTTAGGAAGAAATTTTGATTTTAGCATGAAGAGAACGTCTTTCAATTTCTTTCTCGATAAGCTTAATAAATTCAGGACTTAATTTTAATTCATTTGCTTTGCAATATGATTCAACTAATACCTTATCTGACAGCTTTTCCACTCCTGTCACCTCCTATAGTATGAGAGCATTTTCAAAAAAAGACTTTATCGTTTTAAAAAATTTTATGTTGTTCTATATAAACGTTTTCAGGCATAGATAAGTAGGTTATGTGAATTTGTGTAACCTTAATCTATCATGTTTTAAATGTTAGAACAATCGTTCCGTTATCCACAAAAAAGAGTGGATAAGTTGTGGGTATAATGTTCGTAACTTTTAAGATTGTTGAAAAACCAGGATGTATAGTGTGAATAAAGTTATCCACAAATTTGGAGTAGCTTGAATTTTGTCGAAAAGTTTTTTGGGTATTAATGGATATTGTCGAAGTGTTTGTTTTCTTGTTAGTTGTCTTGTGAGTTGGAGGAATAAGAAGAAAAAGATGATTTGCTCTTTAAAGTAGGGCAGTATATTGAGTATAATAGCAAAATGGAAGTGAACTAGTCGTTAAAGGTGTGATAAGCTGTGTTAAAGTTATTTTTGCCAGATCAGCATGTGAAAAGTGTATTTGAAATAAAACCTGAAGATTTAAAAGAAAGAGGAGTTAAAGGGATTATTACAGATTTAGATAATACCCTTGTTGAATGGGATCGACCTGATGCAACTCCAAAACTTATTGAATGGTTTGAAAACATGCAGCAACATAATATTCAAGTAACTATTGTTTCTAATAATGTAGAAAAACGAGTTCGCCTTTTCTCAGATCCGCTTGGCATTCCGTTTATTTATAAAGCGCGTAAGCCAATGGGACGAGCATTTAAAAAAGCAATTCGGAACATGGATGTAAACCGCAATGAAATCGTTGTAATTGGAGATCAGCTAATGACAGATGTCCTAGGTGGAAATCGTATGAAATTATATACCATTCTTGTTGTTCCA from Priestia filamentosa encodes the following:
- a CDS encoding YrhC family protein, translating into MKTNAARQVRAKIEDYTRFIYILLALSGFLYIGTLISNHEHHGGTMTIMMSGTFVLLLVSFLFSYKVKKLRSSLEE
- the sigK gene encoding RNA polymerase sporulation sigma factor SigK, which encodes MPGFFTTLSYFVKELVFLVSYVKNNAFPQPLSPQEEKKYLLLMEQGDAHARNMLIEHNLRLVAHIVKKFENTGEDSEDLISIGTIGLIKAIESYSQGKGTKLATYAARCIENEILMHLRALKKTKKDVSLHDPIGQDKEGNEISLIDVLKSEADDVIETIQLNMELEKIREYIDILDDREREVIVGRFGLDLKKEKTQREIAKELGISRSYVSRIEKRALMKMFHEFYRAEKEKKKKKNSLD
- a CDS encoding sporulation histidine kinase inhibitor Sda, translated to MEKLSDKVLVESYCKANELKLSPEFIKLIEKEIERRSLHAKIKISS
- a CDS encoding YqeG family HAD IIIA-type phosphatase encodes the protein MLKLFLPDQHVKSVFEIKPEDLKERGVKGIITDLDNTLVEWDRPDATPKLIEWFENMQQHNIQVTIVSNNVEKRVRLFSDPLGIPFIYKARKPMGRAFKKAIRNMDVNRNEIVVIGDQLMTDVLGGNRMKLYTILVVPVAQTDGFFTKFNRQMERRILTWMKKKGMINWEE
- the pssA gene encoding CDP-diacylglycerol--serine O-phosphatidyltransferase encodes the protein MFLLDYLDHTLKKLKAHSANCLTLINLSLGTFALISIFHHEFRLSLFLIFLAAFADRFDGMVARKFGIESEFGKQLDSMCDIISFGIAPALLVYQGVLHEYGTPGTLFTIFYVACSAMRLARFNISENNGYFTGLPITAAGCLITFSFLFHKMIPGHLFMFLVVILSVLMISNFKLKKV
- the mtnN gene encoding 5'-methylthioadenosine/S-adenosylhomocysteine nucleosidase, with protein sequence MKIAIIGAMEEEVTIIREKLTDRDVTVIAGCEYTTGKYEGKEIILLKSGIGKVTAALSTAVLLERFNPDYIINTGSAGGFNPELNVGDVVISSEVRHHDVDVTIFNYEYGQVPNMPAAFLPDEKLVAVAEKSAEEIQGMKIVTGLIATGDSFMNDADRVEFVRSKFPALQAAEMEAAAVAQVCHQFGAPFVIIRSLSDIAGKESNISFDQYLPKAAKNSADLILRMVEKI
- a CDS encoding MOSC domain-containing protein, with translation MFQKIEAKVLGVFMATEKGSFITEERAEVQVEFGGIPGDLHFGLTKKAGEREPMYEKGTEIFNRRQISIVSAEECAEVAQLLKIEEVRPEWLGANLIVEGIDDFTLLKEGSRIVFPSGAALLCEGVNHPCIHPGKVIQSQYPEKKIAGKFVKMAYDRRGIVCIVEKTGIIKKGDKAVIHSYEPFKGKVELSN
- a CDS encoding phosphatidylserine decarboxylase; this translates as MKKILYQSFIELTNKPFTSKLIERFSCSPFSRKFIRSYAKIYNVKQEEMSKKLSEYGTLHELFTRKLKDQARPFSLQKEVIISPVDGEIEQYGTLTNKTEMIVKEKPYSVKELVGNEYELQKYIGGTYFILYLSPSDYHRIHSPADANIIKTWTLGNKSYPVNQLGLKYGKAPLVKNYRKLTELAYNEHRFLLVKVGAMFVNSITMTHDEKSINKGDEIAYFSFGSTVILLFEKDSFVTDESIQKGQKVKVGQTLGRFQS